One region of Oryza sativa Japonica Group chromosome 5, ASM3414082v1 genomic DNA includes:
- the LOC4338782 gene encoding uncharacterized protein, whose protein sequence is MSSGAASPPPPPPAAAEDGRVTSHVDPFLVEALDNPRHRLMVLRMAMDIQKFMQNPQLHEFEFQHFPTSYLRCAAHRVAQHYGLETTVADSLVDGSVSKIVAKKTSESKLPVIALSEVPSKQARNEHEAAEKLKFVICPRPKAFQNGAGDAGAKNNAARTVEERIEEYNKARARIFNGSISDIEGTSDLGALSVARDEPINVEPPVDENKVNTMNSRSRVAVFKDTEKDRSDPDYDRNYKRYVRGPVHDFNVSPGGFNFVVPQFMQYGVGFMQSANMSRNQPSVYFGQPDLSMGSSSGTAVYPQWPTPAMIYPHCYDNLGHMISQVPVYQSFNHG, encoded by the exons atgagctccggcgccgcctcgcccccgccgccgccgcccgccgccgcggaggacgGGAGGGTCACCTCGCACGTGGATCCCTTCCTCGTCGAGGCGCTCGACAACCCTCGCCACCGCCTCATGG TTTTGCGTATGGCAATGGATATACAGAAATTTATGCAGAATCCTCAACTGCATGAATTCGAATTCCAGCATTTTCCAACTTCTTATCTCCGCTGTGCTGCTCATCGTGTTGCACAACACTATGGTTTAGAGACTACAGTAGCAGATAGCTTAGTAGATGGTTCAGTTAGCAAGATAGTTGCAAAGAAAACATCTGAAAGCAAACTTCCAGTTATTGCATTGTCAGAAGTTCCCAGCAAACAAGCAAGAAATGAGCATGAAGCTGCAGAGAAGCTTAAGTTTGTTATTTGTCCAAGGCCCAAGGCTTTCCAAAATGGTGCAGGTGATGCCGGTGCCAAGAACAATGCAGCAAGAACTGTTGAAGAGAGGATAGAGGAATACAACAAAGCACGAGCACGCATTTTCAACGGTTCCATTTCTGATATTGAAGGCACAAGTGATTTGGGAGCTTTATCTGTTGCGAGAGATGAACCAATTAATGTTGAGCCTCCTGTTGATGAGAATAAGGTGAACACAATGAACAGCCGTTCCAGAGTTGCTGTTTTTAAGGACACTGAAAAGGATCGTAGTGATCCTGACTATGATCGTAACTACAAGAG GTATGTTAGGGGCCCAGTGCACGACTTCAATGTGAGTCCTGGTGGCTTCAATTTTGTTGTGCCACAGTTTATGCAGTATGGTGTTGGTTTTATGCAGTCTGCTAATATGTCAAGAAACCAACCTTCTGTGTACTTTGGCCAACCCGATTTATCTatgggctcctcttctggaacTGCTGTCTACCCACAGTGGCCAACTCCAGCAATGATATACCCCCATTGCTATGACAATCTTGGGCATATGATTTCTCAG GTTCCGGTTTACCAGTCCTTCAACCATGGCTGA